The proteins below come from a single Thalassotalea ponticola genomic window:
- a CDS encoding rhodanese-related sulfurtransferase yields MSKYVVCALYKFVTLENYQQIKPELLQTMQDNNIVGTLLLAKEGINGTVAGSRGGIDALLSYLNDTLNLAPISFKESFTDKAPFKRTKVKLKKEIVTMGVEGIDPKQVVGTYVKPQQWNELISDPDVLLIDTRNDYEIEIGTFKGAINPNTDSFREFPQYVADHLDPQKHKKVAMFCTGGIRCEKSTAYLKEQGFDQVYHLEGGILQYLEDVDKKDTMWQGDCFVFDDRVAVNHDLEVSGYDQCHACRLPITEQDKLRDEYQKGVSCHRCYDQTSEQQRARYAERQRQMMLAKTRGEQHIGGDVHKNIAERKAKKQQRIAEQQANSVK; encoded by the coding sequence ATGAGTAAGTACGTTGTTTGTGCTTTATACAAGTTCGTTACCCTAGAAAATTACCAACAGATCAAACCTGAATTACTGCAGACTATGCAGGACAACAACATCGTTGGTACCCTGTTACTGGCCAAAGAAGGTATTAATGGTACCGTTGCCGGCTCTCGAGGCGGTATCGATGCGTTATTGTCGTATTTAAACGATACATTAAATCTTGCCCCTATTTCGTTTAAAGAGTCATTTACCGACAAAGCGCCATTTAAGCGCACCAAAGTAAAACTGAAAAAAGAAATTGTCACCATGGGGGTTGAAGGCATCGACCCGAAACAAGTTGTCGGCACCTACGTGAAGCCACAGCAGTGGAATGAATTGATCAGCGATCCTGACGTGCTGTTAATTGACACACGCAACGATTACGAGATCGAAATTGGTACTTTTAAAGGCGCAATTAACCCAAATACTGATTCATTCCGTGAATTCCCTCAGTATGTTGCCGATCATCTCGACCCGCAAAAGCACAAGAAGGTTGCTATGTTTTGTACCGGCGGTATCCGTTGTGAAAAGTCGACGGCGTATTTAAAAGAGCAAGGCTTTGATCAGGTCTACCACCTCGAAGGCGGAATATTACAGTACCTAGAAGACGTCGATAAAAAAGACACGATGTGGCAAGGCGACTGTTTCGTATTTGATGATCGAGTTGCCGTTAATCACGACTTAGAAGTCAGCGGTTACGATCAGTGCCACGCATGTCGTTTACCGATCACCGAACAAGACAAGTTACGCGATGAATATCAAAAAGGCGTCAGTTGCCATCGTTGCTATGACCAAACTAGCGAACAGCAACGCGCTCGATACGCTGAGCGACAACGTCAAATGATGTTAGCGAAAACGCGCGGCGAACAGCACATTGGTGGTGACGTACATAAAAATATCGCAGAGCGAAAAGCAAAGAAGCAGCAACGCATTGCCGAGCAGCAAGCCAACAGCGTTAAGTAA